gggcacagagccaaggtggcagcagaggccagcacagcctggccccaTGTCAGAGACACCCACGAGCCCACCTGAGAGCAGGCAGCCAGAATCCCCAACCCCGAGCTCCAGCTGCCTCCCatgggctgccagcagcagccccagccctgccagagccagcagcacagagcacccTGCTCCCCTGGCTAACCCCAAACCTGGGGCAGGGCCTGCCTGCCCCCATGCCAGCTCCCCATCCTGTCAGAGCCCCCAGCCTCGGCCAGGGCAgtcccacagagccccagctcctgtcagagcccccagccccaaggcCCCACACTGACCTCAGGAAGTGCACATCAGAGAtctcctgcaggcagagccagcagaaGAGGCAGCCACACACGGTGCAGTTCATGCGGTTGCAGCTGCCATCGTTGATCTTCATGATGAAGGCGCTGCAGCGAGGACAGACCTTGATGTCCTCGGCCTCAGCTGGGGGGAGACAAGATGGGATGGgggagcaggacagagcagtgTGCATCCATGCCAGCCTGTCCAGTGTGCATCCatgccagcctgtccctgtgtgcacccatcccagcctgtccctgtccctgtgtgcatcCATGCCAGCCTTCCCCACCCCATAAGAACCATGGGGGGAGCCGAGGGCCCTCTGCACACCCCGGGCCAagtggcacaggggctgtgagaTGCAGCAGAGGGAGCTCTGGCTGGAtcctggctggagcagccccccaggcagcaggcacaggggcacagagacacagggcacaggggcacagagaggcacagagaggcacaggggcacagggctgtgccaagccccagccccacagctcccaccCCTGCCCAGGTTTGCCTCACCGTGGGCGGGCTcctcgggctgtgctgaggGCGTGGCCAGGCCGGGGGTCGGTGGAGCGCAGGGACCCTcggggtgccagggctgccgGCAGTGGTAGCAGAACTCGGTGCCACAGCCCTCGCGGGCGCAGGTGAGGCGGGGACACTCGGCACAGCCATGGGCGAGGACGGCGTAGCTGTGGGGagagggcagcagctggggctgggcacagcagggcacccCTGCCcacacagccaggccaggccGTGCCAGCCCTGGTCCTGCACtgacctggagccacagccctggcccaggagagctgggaccCAACCTGAGCTGGGACCCACCCCtgtccagcagccctggggctcacAGAGtacccagcacagccaagggcaCTGGCCCTGgcagacagagctgcacagccaAGGAGACAAGAGCTGCACAGGCTCTACAGCCAGACCAGGACTGgacacctccctgggcacagcggGCCCAAGGCAGGACACAGCGATGGGAGCCCGGCCTGGGAAGGGCTCAGGGGGCACGggcacagcctgctgctgctgctgctgctgcaggaggggctcaCAGGACACGggcacagcctgctgctgctgctgctgctgctgccgccccgCATTCCCGCCCGGGCCGCGGTACCTGCAGTCAGGGGCAGGGCACCAGCGGGTGCCGGGGTCCGCCACCAGCAGCCGCCGCAGCAGGAACTCCTCGTACTTGTCGCGGAGGGCGGGCTCGGGGAGCAGCCGGTGCACGTCGTGGGGCGGGATGGCGGCGGGGCAGTGCGGGCAGGCCACGGGCACGCGGCTCTCGGTGACGGCCAGGCGCAGGTACTGCTGCAggcagccgcggcaggagcggTGCGAGCAGCAGCCCAGCGCGGGGAACGCCTCGGGGGGCTGCGGCAGCAGGCACAGCGGGCACTCCTGCAGCGCCTCGCCCAGGGCCAGCGCCACGCGCGGCTCCGCGGGCTCCGGTGGCTCCGGTTCCGGCGGTGTCTCCCCCGCGGCGGGCCGAGGCTTCCTCCTGAAGCAGCCCAGGAggcggcggggcccgggcaCACGCGTGGGCTGCTCCATGGCGCCCCGGGGCGCTGCCGTGAGCTACCGAGGGCAGCGGGGAGCAGCTGGCCCGGCTGCGGCCCCCATGGCCCGGCTCCTAGCCGGCCTCAGGGCGGGCGGTAACGGAGCCATCCCCGGGGACAGGGGCAGGCGGTGCCGCTCGGTCTGcggagagcagagagagagaactGAGAGCCGGCCTGTGCCGGGACAGCGTCCGTGCCCTGGGACAGCCCCTGAGAGCCAGTCTGTGTCTAGAACAACCCCCGAGCCTGTTCTGCCCCATCCTGCCTCCTTCAGCTCCACGTTACGGATCCAGGACCACAGAGGTCCCAAACCCCCAGTGTGGGGAAGAGAGCGGCAACAGCGGCACGGCCAGCCCAGGCCTGTCCCAGTGTGCATccatcccagcctgtcccaggcctgtccctgccccagtgcGCATCCAGGGTGACAGGGCAGGGTGACACTCacacccagcccctccccagggtGACACAAGGCTAAAGCTCCTTTCACTgcagggaccccagacccagcTCATTCAGTGCCCAGGAGCCAGGCGATTCCTGCAGCGGGGTCAATCTGTCCGTTTCCCTCGCTTAGAGCTCACCAATCAATGGCCACAGCACACCCTGTCCCCGTGGTccctccctctgtccccccagagctgccccctgccctcctgcactgccacagcccaCGGAGCTCTCCCGTGCCAGGGGCAGCACCAGCGACACTCGGGTGAGGCTGgggagccccagcacagctgctctgctgggccgGGCACGGGGGCTCTGCGTCCCACAGGGGACACGGCAATCCCCGGGGGACACGGCAATCCCCGGGGAGAGGCCAGAGGCAGCCGGGCAGCGGGGAATTTCCGCGGTGACCGGGGATGGGCACACGGCCCGGGCCGTACCTGTCAGCGGGGAATCATCGCCGGCAGCACGGCACCGCCACGGCTCCCCCGGGACGGCCCAGCCCGGCACCCGCAGCGCCCGCGGCACCTGCGGAGGGACAGCGGCGATCCGTGACGGGCCCGAGCGCCGCTCACGCAGCCCGGACACGGAGCGGAGCCACCGGGAGAGCCCCGCGAGGGAGCGGGTGGGGACGGCACAGCCCGGGGACACGGCCGGGCTGCACCGGCCACCTGCGGGCCCGGCCGCGCAGCGGCGGTACCGGCCAGAGCCCGGCGGGACGGTCGGGCAGCGGCGCTCGGGCCCAGCCCCGGGTGTGCCCGGTGTGACCGCGCGGGGACACCGGCGGGGACACCGGCGGGGACTCACCGGGGCCTGCCCTCCGCGCCGCTGCTCGGCGGGGCCGGACCCAGAGGGCACCGGGGGAAGAGCCGCAGCCACCCCTGACGGGGCACAGAGACCGGTAGCGACCGGCAGCGGCCCCGGTGCCGCCGGTGCCACCGCCTCCCGCCGGCCGGAAGGGGCGGAGCCGCTGCTGTCCCGCCCCGCCCGAGCCCCGGGCGCTGCCCGCCTGTCCCGAGCGCCGTGCTCGGTCCCGTCCCGTTCCGGCCGCACgcccccgccgggcccgggcccgcTCCGTTCATGCCGCGGCCGCGGgagggcggggccgggggcggggccgcctcTGCGCacgcgcccgccccgcttccggGTCGCGCGGGCGCTTCCGGGCCAGCCCCCGCGCGCCCGGGGGAAGCGGAAGCGGAAGTGTCCGGTCgaggcggggcggcggcggccgccccgGGCTGGCGGGGGCGGCTGGCgggccgcgggcgggcgggcggcggggccgggccggcgccggGGCCCGCCACGATGCCCCGGCGGAAGCAGAGCCACCCGCAGCCGGTGAAGGGTGAGTGCGCGGCGGgcccggggggcggcggcggcggcccggcGGGGACCCGCGGCGCTCGGAGCGCTGCAGCGGACGCCGAGGATGGCACCGAGGAGACGGCAAGAGCGGCGGTGGTGCTGCCCGGGGACCTGCTGCTGGGCCGTGGCCCGGCCTCCGAGAAGGGACCGCCAGGTGCGTGCGGCCCCGCGGGGACGCCGCCCCTCTCCGGCAGCCCCGCCGGCGGCGACGCGGCCCGGCCGGGCCGTACCGGGCCCGCGCTCGGCGCATCCGGCCGGGCCCGCCCTGCCACGGGCCCGCCCGGCTCGGGCTCCGGCCGAGCTTCCTCTCGCGGGGGAGGCCCGGCCCCCGACGGGGCCCCGGGGTGGGTTCCGCCCGCCCGGCATCGACCCGGGGCACCGATCCCCGAACGCCCCTTCCCGCCGGGGGGCCGCGCCCCGCGGCCGGGCTCATCCCAGAGCCAACGCAGCGCTCAGCCCCGGGTCCCGTTCCACCGCGGTCCCGTTCCACCGCTCCCCTCGGCGCTGCGGGCCGAACCGAGCGCGCTCAGCCCCGGTGCCGCGGGCAGCGCCTGTCCCGCCGCGGCTGCCGAGCCTGGGTCAGCCCCGGCCGAGGCAGCCGGAGCAGCGAGCGCTGCTCAGCTCCGGGAGCTGCCCGCGGGACTGGCGGGAGGCGCTCCCCGCCCCGGGCACCGCGGGAACGGAAGGGCCAGAGAGGAGGGCACGGACTGTCCGGCCCCGTGCCCGTCCCCCGCTGCCCCCGGGGCCGTGCCCTGCTCCGTGTGCTCGCCTGTGCCGTGCCCTGCTCTGGCACCGAGggatggatggggctgctcgagggctctgcttccctgccCCGGAACGGCTGCTGGGAGCCTGCCGGGGGTCTGGGGGCACATTCCGCTGGgaattcctgtccttcccaaatTCTACAATACCTGTCTTCCCCTAAATTCCACCGGgaattcctgtccttcccaaatTCTACATTACCTGTCTTCCCTAAATTCCACCGGGAATTCCTGTCTTTCCCAAATTCCACCAGAAATACCTGTCCTTCCCAAATTCCACCGGGAATTTCTCTCATTCCCAAATTCCACCAGCAATTCCTGCCCTCCCgttcagccccagcccgggAGCAGGATCAGGAGCTCAGCCCACTGACCCAGGCAGGACAGACACGCTGTGCCATGTGGGCACTGATGGCCCTTTAGGGGATGGtgctctggggatgctggggcACTGCTGGCCTGAGGGGACAGGGGTTCCCTTGGTGTGCCTGGggctcagctgaggagaaagggGCTCCCTTGGCAGAGGGCTTGGGGCAGGGTCAGGAGCTCCCTCGTAAgggccaggccttggcaggATGCCCTTTTCTGGTGTCTGTGATTCCAGCAGTGCTCGTGGGagaggctgcaggggctgccctgtcccacagcacagGTCAGCCTCATCAGCTGGACAGAGCCCGGGTGGCAGCAGACAGGGGACAGTCCAGGGGCGTCCCAGGAGggtgggcagctgctgagcctgactggggtgcagggcaggcacagaacagggccagcagggcacagctctcagctggtCCTggtgagctgccctggcacagaacagggccagcagggcacagcactcAGCTGGTCCTGGTGAGCTGCCCTGGTACAGAATggggccagcagggcacagctctcagctggtCCTGgtgagctgcccctgcagccccaagcACCAGCCTGGGGCACTTGTggagcccaggggctgcagcaggctgagtCTGTGCCTttgagagcctggcacagccttccctgctgccaCTGGACAGTGGCTCTGTGGGGGCAGGGGAATGTTTCCTGCAGGGTAGAAAGGGCTGGTGTTggagctccctgtgccagccaTGCCAGTGTGACCAGCTGCCaccccggggctggggcagtGCCACAGTGAgaggggcacagagcagctttaAGGGCACCCCTTTCTCCAGCctgggccgggctgtgcccaccaccctctgccccccaggcccagcagtgccagtgtgGATGATGGACCCAGCTGTCCTCCCACCCTTGCTGGTGCCGGGGTCCTGCCCAGCCATGCACAAATGTCAGGGTTTCCCGAGACACCCAGAGCAGGCCTCAGCAGGGCGTTGGGGCAGCCTGTGGCTGTGGGGCTCCTCCTGGGTGGCACGGGGGGCGCAGGCACAGGGGCGGtgccctggggtggcacaggcacaggggcAGTGCCCGGGGGGgtgcaggggcacaggggcagtGCCCTGGTGTGGCACGGGGGGTGCAGGCACAGGGGCAGTGCCccggggtggcacagggggcgCAGGCAGAGGGGCAGTGCCCcggggtggcacaggggcagtgccccggggtggcacaggcacaggggcagtgcccaggggggtgcaggggcacaggggcagtgccccggggtggcacaggcacaggggcAGTGCCCCAGTGGATGCAGGCACAGGGGCAGTGCCCTGGTGTGGCACAGGGGGTGCAGGCACAGGGGCAGTGCCCCGGCCAGCCCGGCTGACGCCGCCCCGTGCCCGCGGTGTTCTCAGCAGACACCCTGGTGGGGAAGATCGCTATCCCAGCGTACGCCCTGAGCGACGACGACTGCTCGTCCGGGTACCAGCAGCTGAGCGTGGAGAGCGACCCCGAGGAGGGCGGCGAGCCGGGCCCCGCGGCGCTGCCCTGCCGCCAGTGCGGGctgcagctggctgccagcctgggccagagctgcctgcagtgcGCCGGCGCCGAGGGCGGCCGCAGCCAGCGCATCGTCTactcctgccagctctgccccttcGCCTCGCACTACTCCAGCCACCTCAAGCGCCACATGAAGACACACAACGGGGAGAAGCCCTTCGCCTGCCCGCAGTGCGCCTACGCCTCCGCCCAGCTGGTGAACCTGACGCGGCACCTGCGCACGCACACCGGCGAGAAGCCGTACCGCTGCACGGGCTGCAGCTTcgcctgcagcagcctgggcaacCTCAAACGCCACGAGCGCGTCCACAGCCAGGACAAGCCCTTCCAGTGCGCCGCCTGCGACTACCGCTGCAACCAGAGCCGCAACCTGAAGCGGCACATGCTCAGCCACCGCCTGCCCGAGGGCGAGGGGCCGCACCGGCGGGACAAGGACCCAGGTAAAGGTGGGAGGGtgtggggatgtggggagaGCTACCgtggggggctctggggctggtgCAGGGCTCGGATCCTGCCACTGACCCTAAGTCATGTTACTGCCAGGCTCACCGGGGCACTGGGGCTCGTCACTGAGCCAGTCCTCGCTGGCACTGGGGTTCACAGCCAGTCCTCGCTGGCACTGGGGCTCACAGCCAGTCGTCGCTGGCACTGGGACTCACAGCCAGTCCTCACTGGCACTGGGGCTCACAGCCAGTCGTCGCTGGCACTGGGGCTCACAGAGCCAGTCCTCGCTGGCACTGGGACTCACAGCCAGTCCTCGCTGGCACTGGGGCTCACAGCCAGTCCTCGCTGGCACTGGGGCTCACAGAGCCAATCCTCGCTGGCACTGGGGCCCGTCACAGAGCCAGTCCTCGCTGGCACTGGGGCTCATAGAGCCAGTCCTCGCTGGCACTGGGGCTCACAGAGCCAGTCCTCGCTGGCACTGGGGCTCACAGCCAGTCCTCGCTGGCACTGGGGCTCACAGCCAGTCCTCGCTGGCACTGTGCCGCCCAGCTCACAGCCCCGTCTCTTTGTCCCGCAGAGCcgctgctgccagagctgagcCTGCACGTGGGCAGCGGCAGCGGCCCCTTCCTGCCCGGCTGTGCCCGGCTGCGGGGCGAGGaggcggccgcgctgcccgaGCTGCTCTTCCCCTTCACGTGCCGCATGTGCGGGCTGGTGCTGGACGACGGCTTCGCGCAGGACGAGGGCCTGGCCGAGCAGGTGTGCGGGCGCTGCAGCCTGGCGGTGCTGGGCACCGAGCCGGGTGCCAGCCCCCGCAAGGGCGCCGGGGACAAGGGCTTCgcctgcagcctgtgcccctTCGTCACGCACTACCCCAACCACCTGGCGCGGCACATGAAGACGCACAGCGGGGAGAAGCCCTTCGCCTGCCCGCTCTGCCCCTACGCCTCCGCGCACCTGGACAACCTGAAGCGGCACCAGCGCGTGCACACGGGCGAGAAGCCCTACAAGTGCCAGCTCTGCGACTACGCCTGCGGCAACCTGGCCAACCTCAAGCGTCACGGGCGCATCCACTCAGGCGACAAGCCCTTCCAGTGCAGCCTCTGCAGCTACAGCTGCAACCAGAGCATGAACCTGAAGCGGCACATGCTGCGGCACACGGGCGAGAAGCCCTTCCAGTGCCGGGACTGCTCCTACACCACCGGGCACTGGGACAACTACAAGCGCCACCAGAAGATCCACGGCCACACGGCCGAGAGCTGGGTGAACCCGCGCAATGCCAAAGCCCTCCTGGCCCCCCCAGCCGTGGGCACGGCCCTGCCCTGAGACAGCACTTAGCCCGGCGGGGGCCTGGGGtgcctgccctccctgggggaGGGAGGACAGGCGGGCACCCCCAGGGGGCTCAGCGCTGCCTTGCAGCAGGCCCAGAGGCACGCTGGGGCCTCggcagccctgtcctgcctgggcagggggaaGTGACGACCGGCGGCTCTGAGCCCTGCCCGTGTGGCAGCACGGCCATGTCCCCAGCCACCCCAGCTGCCTGATTCTGCCTGCCGGAGCCTTCCTCTGCCGGCGTTTGGGGACaaggggggaggggggaacaGGACTGGTTCCATGGCGGTCGCCGTGCTGGTCGGTGTAATTTATATTGTGTATAAAAGCATTAAACAGTTGGTTTTGTTATCGGCTCTTCACCCTGGGGGCCTTGTTCTGCTACTGAGGAGGGCACGGGGCTGGCACGGAGAGGGGAGGGACAGCAGCCCCCCCCAACAGACAGCCGGGTACCAATCAGGATCCGTTTTAATCATTGTTGCAGTGTGTAAACATCAGTTACTGTCCATTAATGCTCTGTcgggctgagcagcaggagataCGTGGTTACAAGCCTAGATTATGCTGGCGTCTATGAGCGGGTTAGAGGGGACTCTGCGCGGAGCCCCCGAGACAGCTTACTGCACTCTGTCTCGGAGCACGAACCTAAATGCTAATTTGGCATTATGGagcctgcctggctctgcccccaggccgggccgggccctgcactgcagctccagggctctgcccggGCCAACTGTTCAGGTCAAACGAGccctctcccagctggagccagcaGCGGGAGGAGTTCGGCTGCCCCTGCCCCAAGGCAGTGgcgggctgggggcagctcccagccccggggagcagggaaaggtgGATGGAGCGGGTGAGAGGCACGTCGATTGCAACCTGGCTGCAGGTCGTACATTCCTCAGCGAAGGCCCTCGCTCAGGCCggggctgtcctgggcagggggcactACAGATCCTCATCGCCAATGCCCTCGAAGGCGTAATTGCCGTGGAAGTCGTTAGCGCCCACGTCGTTAGCAGAGCTGGAGTGGCTGATCCCACGCAGGCTGACGGAAGTGAGCTTGCTCTGTGGAGAAGGGAGACGTTAGGGAGGACAGCCCTAGCTCCCCTACCCGCTTAGCCTGAGGTGTCTGGTGCACCCGCACACAACTCACCGAGAGTTTGGCCATGGGCTCCCAGGAGGCGTCAGGTGAGTCCTGtgagggcagcacagctgggcagcaCATGGGACACAACACCCACCCCTCCTTCCACCtgcccctctccatccccagggAGTCTGGCTCACTGCAGGACCTCTTTCCCATCCCAGGGCTCTGGAAGCAgggcaccacagccctgctgtcctCTGGgcttgccccagccctgccccggggcaGTGCCTCCTCTGGAGGCAGTGAGTTCTGGTTCACAACCCGTTAGCACTGACTGCCCGTGTCCCCTGCCCACGGCTCAGGGTCACACTCACCAGCAGCGGGGGTGACTTCACGGCTTGCTGGCTGTCCGAGCGCCGCAGGGCCCCGTTCACCCGCCGCCGGAAcatctgcagagcagctcagctcagccccagcgcCCAAGCCAGCCCTGGGATGCTGGCCCCATCCCGAGGGGAGCACTCGGGACCCAGCCCAGGCCCTAGGAAGTcacagggccaggctgggatcccactccagagccatcatccagccccagccctcaccTTGCGGATGCTGCCTCCAGATTTTTTCACCATCAGCTCATCCACCATGGACTGCAAGCAGATACTCAGCATGATGGCCTGCAAGGGAGAAGTGTCAAGGGGCTCTGTGcaccccccagccctcccacaCCCtgtgcagggcccagcccttcccctggcagccacccccagcccgCCATGCAGGCAGCTCTACCTGTGGGCTGGTGATGGTGACCCACTGCAGCCGGTCCTTGCTCATCAGGTACTCAAAAGCCAGCTCCAGCTTCACCTCGGacttccctgggctgctccccGAAGGGCCATTGTTCATGGGCACCTGCACGGACACACAGCAAGGCTGGGAGCCTccagaggggaaggagcagctccccagACACCAGTGCAGCACCGAGCCAAGTGTGGGACACCTGCCCAGTGCCCACCAGTCCTCTGCCACTGCCAGGTCCCCTCCAGCACACCAATGATCCCCTCAGCCCCAAGGTACGACTCAGACCCTCTCCAGgcctgctgggccagaggctgGAGTCAGAGCCAGCACCTTTCCTAGGAAGAGgtgccccccagtgccctccctgctccccaggcgCCACTCACCGAGGATGTGACCCGCCAGCACCGCATGCGAGTGACCTTGAAGCTGCCCTCCTTGATCTGCTCGTTGGGCAGCCGCACCTGGAAGTTGAGCTCGTTGTTGCCGGCGCTGACCACGACGTGGCAGCCCTTCTCAGGGAAATCCGTGACACAGGGGTCGAACTTGAGATAGCCGTAGTACTTGAGGGTCTGCGCCAGGCGGATGAActgcgggcagggcaggggtgcTCAGCAACAGGGCACCAACCCGGTACTACACAGGAGAGAGGCtggtgcagagccagagctgccccggTCGTGGTGGTACTGTTCCCTTTCCTACCTCCTTCTTGGAGACCTTCTCCTGCAGGGACTTCAGCTGCCGGTGCTGCTCCTTGTTGACAAGGATCCACCCGTGTTCGATGTCTGACAccgtctgcaggcagcagaggctggTGAGCGCCTGGGACcggagccccccagcccctgcacagTGTCTgtcctcacctggctgtgccacaccAACCCTCACCTGTGCATACAGCAAGTTCAGCCCCACACGGTGCTCCATCACATCGTCGTCATAGGCCGAGTCCCAGTAGCTGGAAGGGAACCACAGGGGTTAGCCTGCTCCAGCAGTGAGGAGAAAATCACCCTCCTATGGG
This sequence is a window from Zonotrichia albicollis isolate bZonAlb1 chromosome 3, bZonAlb1.hap1, whole genome shotgun sequence. Protein-coding genes within it:
- the ZNF513 gene encoding zinc finger protein 513 isoform X3, whose translation is MPRPREGGAGGGAASAHAPAPLPGRAGASGPAPARPGEAEAEVSGRGGAAAAAPGWRGRLAGRGRAGGGAGPAPGPATMPRRKQSHPQPVKADTLVGKIAIPAYALSDDDCSSGYQQLSVESDPEEGGEPGPAALPCRQCGLQLAASLGQSCLQCAGAEGGRSQRIVYSCQLCPFASHYSSHLKRHMKTHNGEKPFACPQCAYASAQLVNLTRHLRTHTGEKPYRCTGCSFACSSLGNLKRHERVHSQDKPFQCAACDYRCNQSRNLKRHMLSHRLPEGEGPHRRDKDPEPLLPELSLHVGSGSGPFLPGCARLRGEEAAALPELLFPFTCRMCGLVLDDGFAQDEGLAEQVCGRCSLAVLGTEPGASPRKGAGDKGFACSLCPFVTHYPNHLARHMKTHSGEKPFACPLCPYASAHLDNLKRHQRVHTGEKPYKCQLCDYACGNLANLKRHGRIHSGDKPFQCSLCSYSCNQSMNLKRHMLRHTGEKPFQCRDCSYTTGHWDNYKRHQKIHGHTAESWVNPRNAKALLAPPAVGTALP
- the ZNF513 gene encoding zinc finger protein 513 isoform X2, with the translated sequence MPRPREGGAGGGAASAHAPAPLPGRAGASGPAPARPGEAEAEVSGRGGAAAAAPGWRGRLAGRGRAGGGAGPAPGPATMPRRKQSHPQPVKGECAAGPGGGGGGPAGTRGARSAAADAEDGTEETARAAVVLPGDLLLGRGPASEKGPPDTLVGKIAIPAYALSDDDCSSGYQQLSVESDPEEGGEPGPAALPCRQCGLQLAASLGQSCLQCAGAEGGRSQRIVYSCQLCPFASHYSSHLKRHMKTHNGEKPFACPQCAYASAQLVNLTRHLRTHTGEKPYRCTGCSFACSSLGNLKRHERVHSQDKPFQCAACDYRCNQSRNLKRHMLSHRLPEGEGPHRRDKDPEPLLPELSLHVGSGSGPFLPGCARLRGEEAAALPELLFPFTCRMCGLVLDDGFAQDEGLAEQVCGRCSLAVLGTEPGASPRKGAGDKGFACSLCPFVTHYPNHLARHMKTHSGEKPFACPLCPYASAHLDNLKRHQRVHTGEKPYKCQLCDYACGNLANLKRHGRIHSGDKPFQCSLCSYSCNQSMNLKRHMLRHTGEKPFQCRDCSYTTGHWDNYKRHQKIHGHTAESWVNPRNAKALLAPPAVGTALP
- the ZNF513 gene encoding zinc finger protein 513 isoform X1; amino-acid sequence: MPRPREGGAGGGAASAHAPAPLPGRAGASGPAPARPGEAEAEVSGRGGAAAAAPGWRGRLAGRGRAGGGAGPAPGPATMPRRKQSHPQPVKGECAAGPGGGGGGPAGTRGARSAAADAEDGTEETARAAVVLPGDLLLGRGPASEKGPPADTLVGKIAIPAYALSDDDCSSGYQQLSVESDPEEGGEPGPAALPCRQCGLQLAASLGQSCLQCAGAEGGRSQRIVYSCQLCPFASHYSSHLKRHMKTHNGEKPFACPQCAYASAQLVNLTRHLRTHTGEKPYRCTGCSFACSSLGNLKRHERVHSQDKPFQCAACDYRCNQSRNLKRHMLSHRLPEGEGPHRRDKDPEPLLPELSLHVGSGSGPFLPGCARLRGEEAAALPELLFPFTCRMCGLVLDDGFAQDEGLAEQVCGRCSLAVLGTEPGASPRKGAGDKGFACSLCPFVTHYPNHLARHMKTHSGEKPFACPLCPYASAHLDNLKRHQRVHTGEKPYKCQLCDYACGNLANLKRHGRIHSGDKPFQCSLCSYSCNQSMNLKRHMLRHTGEKPFQCRDCSYTTGHWDNYKRHQKIHGHTAESWVNPRNAKALLAPPAVGTALP
- the SNX17 gene encoding sorting nexin-17; its protein translation is MHFSIPETETRAGDGGAPAYVAYNIHVNGVLHCRVRYSQLLGLHEQLRKEYGANVVPAFPPKKIFTLTPAEVEQRREQLEKYMQAVRQDPTLGGSETFNSFLRKAQQETQQIPTEEVLLEVLLSNGQKVKVTILTSDQTEDVLEAVASKLDLPDDLVGYFSLFLVRETKDGAFSFVRKLQEFELPYVSVTSLHNPEFQIILRKSYWDSAYDDDVMEHRVGLNLLYAQTVSDIEHGWILVNKEQHRQLKSLQEKVSKKEFIRLAQTLKYYGYLKFDPCVTDFPEKGCHVVVSAGNNELNFQVRLPNEQIKEGSFKVTRMRCWRVTSSVPMNNGPSGSSPGKSEVKLELAFEYLMSKDRLQWVTITSPQAIMLSICLQSMVDELMVKKSGGSIRKMFRRRVNGALRRSDSQQAVKSPPLLDSPDASWEPMAKLSSKLTSVSLRGISHSSSANDVGANDFHGNYAFEGIGDEDL
- the ZNF513 gene encoding zinc finger protein 513 isoform X4; the encoded protein is MPRPREGGAGGGAASAHAPAPLPGRAGASGPAPARPGEAEAEVSGRGGAAAAAPGWRGRLAGRGRAGGGAGPAPGPATMPRRKQSHPQPVKDTLVGKIAIPAYALSDDDCSSGYQQLSVESDPEEGGEPGPAALPCRQCGLQLAASLGQSCLQCAGAEGGRSQRIVYSCQLCPFASHYSSHLKRHMKTHNGEKPFACPQCAYASAQLVNLTRHLRTHTGEKPYRCTGCSFACSSLGNLKRHERVHSQDKPFQCAACDYRCNQSRNLKRHMLSHRLPEGEGPHRRDKDPEPLLPELSLHVGSGSGPFLPGCARLRGEEAAALPELLFPFTCRMCGLVLDDGFAQDEGLAEQVCGRCSLAVLGTEPGASPRKGAGDKGFACSLCPFVTHYPNHLARHMKTHSGEKPFACPLCPYASAHLDNLKRHQRVHTGEKPYKCQLCDYACGNLANLKRHGRIHSGDKPFQCSLCSYSCNQSMNLKRHMLRHTGEKPFQCRDCSYTTGHWDNYKRHQKIHGHTAESWVNPRNAKALLAPPAVGTALP